A DNA window from Pseudophaeobacter arcticus DSM 23566 contains the following coding sequences:
- a CDS encoding replication initiator protein A: MCEMTNLATSDTRDLSPLLPDRHPEPDFFVCDIFDAMPKVDTASMVHPLFTLSTKPDYRIREYERNGNFLRIKPGSDGAATVHDRDVLIYCISQCMAALNEGRKIDRKMRFRAHDLLKTTNRKTSGEGYRLLQAALARLQGTQIETDITTGGKEVWKIFSFIESAETIKETRDGRMLEVEITLSDWVFNAIRERGGDILMISRDYFRLRKPLERRLYEIARKSCGQQRKFQYRVATLHEITGSASTLPEFRRMLTKIIDDNLEHGHIPDYTFELNNDLVTIRPKASFTKAFAPAPSQISHVKLREGIHNAAKKHAEGWDTYALEDQWRDMLAGKMKSLRTLRDRSSAS, encoded by the coding sequence ATGTGTGAAATGACGAATCTCGCCACATCAGACACACGCGACCTTTCTCCGCTCCTACCGGATCGGCACCCGGAGCCGGACTTTTTTGTCTGTGATATCTTTGACGCGATGCCGAAGGTGGATACCGCGTCCATGGTGCATCCACTATTCACGCTTTCCACCAAACCAGACTACAGGATTCGTGAGTATGAGCGAAACGGGAATTTCCTCAGAATCAAGCCCGGCTCAGATGGAGCGGCGACTGTCCATGATCGAGATGTTTTGATCTACTGCATCTCTCAATGCATGGCAGCCCTGAACGAGGGGCGAAAGATTGATCGCAAAATGCGTTTTCGCGCTCATGATCTGCTCAAGACAACAAACAGAAAAACAAGTGGAGAAGGCTATCGGCTACTGCAAGCCGCCCTCGCGCGTCTGCAAGGCACGCAGATTGAAACGGACATTACGACAGGGGGCAAGGAAGTCTGGAAAATCTTTAGCTTCATAGAGTCCGCTGAAACGATCAAAGAAACCCGTGATGGTCGGATGCTCGAAGTCGAAATCACTTTGTCGGATTGGGTTTTCAACGCGATCCGGGAACGGGGCGGCGACATCCTGATGATATCACGAGACTATTTCCGGCTGCGCAAGCCGCTCGAACGCCGCTTGTACGAAATCGCACGCAAGTCCTGTGGTCAGCAACGCAAGTTTCAATACCGGGTGGCAACGCTCCACGAGATCACGGGGTCTGCGTCTACGCTGCCTGAGTTCCGACGAATGCTCACCAAGATCATCGATGACAATCTCGAACATGGCCACATCCCAGACTACACCTTCGAGCTAAACAACGATCTGGTTACAATTCGCCCAAAGGCGTCCTTCACCAAAGCCTTTGCCCCTGCACCTAGCCAAATCAGCCACGTCAAGCTGAGAGAAGGCATCCATAATGCCGCTAAGAAGCACGCAGAAGGCTGGGACACATATGCCTTGGAAGACCAATGGCGTGATATGCTGGCGGGCAAAATGAAGTCCCTGAGAACCCTGAGGGATCGTTCATCGGCTTCGTGA
- a CDS encoding recombinase family protein: MIIGYARVSTTDQNLDAQTDALTAAGAERLFSERVSGAKAERLELDKMLDQLRDGDVVVVTKYDRLARSLRDLLDIVEAIKERGAGFRSLAEDIDTTTPAGELIFHVFASIAHFERRRIAERTREGLEAARKRGRIGGRPPALTPDQKAEVIRMRDEENRPLREIASLFKVSTQTVRRA; this comes from the coding sequence ATGATCATCGGATATGCTCGCGTTTCAACCACAGACCAAAACCTTGACGCTCAGACCGACGCGCTGACGGCGGCGGGGGCAGAACGCCTGTTCTCTGAGAGAGTAAGCGGAGCCAAGGCCGAACGTCTAGAGCTGGATAAGATGCTGGACCAACTTCGCGATGGCGATGTGGTGGTGGTGACGAAATACGACCGTCTTGCTCGTTCCCTGCGCGATCTTTTGGACATCGTAGAAGCTATCAAAGAGCGTGGCGCGGGATTTCGATCTTTGGCTGAGGATATCGACACGACCACACCCGCAGGTGAGCTGATTTTCCACGTCTTCGCCTCCATCGCCCATTTTGAACGCCGCCGGATTGCCGAGCGTACCCGTGAAGGATTGGAAGCTGCGCGGAAACGGGGCCGTATCGGTGGCCGTCCTCCAGCTTTGACACCTGATCAAAAGGCAGAAGTGATCCGTATGAGAGATGAGGAAAACCGTCCTCTTCGAGAGATTGCCAGCTTATTCAAAGTCAGTACGCAAACTGTGCGGCGTGCCTGA
- a CDS encoding type II restriction endonuclease has translation MRLERKLADPKSTCKDRWRQVLAEAEKVSRKHLLTLEPGISEPQTDQMEASSLQLVVPAPVHGS, from the coding sequence GTGAGACTAGAGCGGAAGTTGGCGGACCCCAAGTCCACTTGCAAGGATCGCTGGCGACAGGTTCTGGCGGAAGCCGAAAAGGTCAGTCGCAAGCACCTTCTGACACTGGAGCCGGGGATTTCAGAGCCTCAGACTGATCAGATGGAGGCGTCCAGCCTTCAGCTCGTGGTCCCTGCCCCTGTTCACGGCAGCTAG
- a CDS encoding ParA family protein, with amino-acid sequence MTQVISVVQEKGGAGKTTLLTAIASLMVEDGAKVAVIDTDPQRHLEAWAKKDQTSLDWLFEEDDEKLIPTVKALKRADPAYDAIFVDTAGFKSAMSMHAIAAANLILIPSKANEADAKGAKRTFSHVQSVAETMEKEIPALVVMMDVDTHTNITQAITDALDAQNVPRLNAMCAHRTGFKEMTSTGQSPQGSARRSAKSVLADLQGRGLISFYRSGSWPKSV; translated from the coding sequence ATGACGCAAGTTATCAGCGTAGTGCAGGAAAAAGGCGGTGCCGGGAAAACAACCCTTTTGACAGCTATTGCAAGTCTGATGGTTGAGGACGGCGCAAAGGTTGCGGTGATCGACACCGACCCGCAAAGGCATCTGGAAGCCTGGGCTAAGAAGGATCAGACTAGTCTTGATTGGCTCTTCGAAGAGGATGACGAAAAACTCATCCCCACGGTGAAAGCTTTGAAGAGAGCTGATCCTGCCTACGACGCAATTTTTGTGGACACCGCAGGCTTCAAGTCTGCGATGTCGATGCATGCAATCGCCGCCGCAAACCTGATCCTTATACCTTCGAAAGCTAATGAAGCGGATGCCAAAGGGGCAAAGCGGACATTCTCCCATGTCCAAAGCGTTGCCGAAACCATGGAGAAAGAGATACCTGCCTTGGTTGTCATGATGGACGTGGACACTCACACCAACATTACACAGGCTATCACTGATGCGTTGGACGCCCAGAACGTGCCGCGCCTCAATGCTATGTGCGCGCACCGTACCGGGTTTAAGGAAATGACCTCAACGGGCCAGTCTCCACAGGGATCTGCCCGGCGGTCTGCAAAATCAGTCTTGGCTGACTTGCAGGGCAGGGGTTTGATCAGTTTCTACAGGAGTGGGTCATGGCCAAAGTCAGTGTAA
- a CDS encoding replication initiator protein A, producing the protein MARPRKRTALLPQRHTEPDLFVCDILDATPKSDRASMEHPLFSLSVKKDMAAFEYEQGNVKVKITPAAEEGRANVFDRDILIYVLSQLMAAKNEGQEIGRRVRISAHDLLKATNRHTTGQAYATLRRALTRLQFTQIETNIHDHGVGEWRSISFITDAKIVKEDTTGRLLSVELEMGNWLVKAIENKNVLTLHKAYFQLRKPLERRLYELARKHCGKQEVWRIGLDKLQHKTGSTSTSKEFKRLVKAICKADADQSHMPDYSFTLLHDVLEVSPKPEFLDVYGGSPAVTSDISVRLSSVAYEQARDAAPTWDVYFLEQEWRMWMSEPPRHPDGAFVGFCRKWYERKGKAP; encoded by the coding sequence ATGGCACGGCCTCGTAAAAGAACAGCATTGCTTCCACAGAGGCATACTGAGCCTGATCTGTTCGTGTGCGACATCCTAGATGCCACCCCCAAAAGCGACAGGGCTTCAATGGAGCATCCATTGTTCTCGCTGTCGGTCAAGAAAGACATGGCCGCTTTCGAATATGAACAGGGCAATGTCAAAGTGAAGATCACGCCAGCGGCAGAAGAAGGCCGGGCTAACGTCTTCGACAGGGATATTCTGATCTATGTCCTAAGTCAGCTTATGGCAGCAAAGAATGAAGGGCAGGAAATCGGACGCCGTGTCCGCATCTCTGCCCATGATTTGCTAAAGGCAACTAACCGGCACACGACTGGACAGGCATACGCAACCTTGCGCCGGGCCCTCACCCGTCTTCAATTCACCCAGATTGAGACGAACATCCATGACCATGGTGTAGGTGAATGGCGCTCAATTTCGTTCATTACTGACGCAAAGATCGTCAAGGAAGACACCACGGGCCGTCTTCTCAGCGTAGAACTTGAAATGGGTAACTGGCTGGTGAAAGCCATTGAAAACAAAAATGTTTTGACGCTGCACAAAGCATATTTCCAACTTCGAAAGCCTCTGGAACGGCGGCTGTATGAGTTGGCCCGCAAGCACTGTGGAAAGCAAGAAGTCTGGCGCATCGGCCTCGATAAGCTGCAACACAAGACCGGCTCTACGTCTACGTCAAAGGAGTTCAAGCGGCTGGTAAAGGCAATTTGCAAGGCCGATGCGGACCAGTCCCATATGCCGGACTACAGTTTCACGCTTTTGCATGACGTGCTGGAAGTCTCGCCAAAACCCGAGTTTTTGGATGTTTATGGCGGTAGCCCTGCCGTAACTTCAGATATCTCGGTCCGTCTGTCCTCAGTGGCATACGAACAAGCGCGTGATGCTGCTCCAACGTGGGATGTCTATTTTCTTGAACAGGAATGGCGCATGTGGATGAGTGAACCACCGCGCCACCCTGATGGAGCTTTTGTGGGCTTCTGCCGCAAATGGTATGAGCGCAAAGGGAAGGCTCCATAA